Proteins encoded in a region of the Stieleria neptunia genome:
- a CDS encoding tetratricopeptide repeat protein produces the protein MATRRPARRRKRRHDSADFEQELIALARQGRFRDIVAACDKQRRHGPLSVSLSVSAMHVHGVALTQVERFDSAVATLQTAAERSEAAKNAAQALAIRNDLSKALFAAKRYGEAVAVLTRLRDQNPDEVTFARNLILVQEESGRLDAALKDCQAAVERWPDDVHLAFQLGELRMAAESWQEAVDAWLDVLKRDPDHQPARRKLVAAYRRLGDQAGVTGALRDWLQQDPGNPIARHLLSAQEFDVLDVKALPTRASDGYVRDVFDRFAETFDEQLQSLDYAAPRLLGSMMAELGLSADGNLSILDAGCGTGLMGERLRPFASRLVGVDLSSGMLQRAGERGYDALVCAELVSYLSAHPAEFELIVSMDTLIYFGDLAAVFLAANQALRGKRAPLVFTLEKGGVVDGATGYRLNPSGRYSHRVDYVRKTLERCGFSEIGVKESVLRKEAGEEVTGLCWTARKGEEG, from the coding sequence ATGGCGACTCGACGTCCGGCGCGTCGGCGAAAGCGACGACACGATTCCGCCGATTTTGAACAAGAACTGATCGCACTGGCCCGACAAGGTCGGTTCCGCGACATCGTGGCGGCCTGCGACAAACAGCGGCGACACGGTCCGCTGTCGGTATCGCTGTCGGTGTCGGCGATGCATGTCCATGGGGTGGCGTTGACGCAGGTGGAGCGGTTTGATTCTGCGGTCGCGACGCTTCAGACGGCGGCCGAACGAAGCGAAGCGGCGAAGAACGCGGCGCAGGCGTTGGCGATCCGAAACGACTTGTCCAAGGCATTGTTTGCGGCGAAGCGATACGGGGAAGCCGTCGCGGTGCTGACGCGGCTGCGGGATCAGAACCCCGATGAAGTCACTTTTGCGCGGAACCTGATTCTGGTGCAGGAGGAATCGGGTCGACTCGATGCCGCGTTGAAGGATTGCCAGGCGGCGGTGGAGCGCTGGCCCGACGACGTGCACTTGGCGTTCCAGCTGGGCGAATTGCGGATGGCGGCGGAATCGTGGCAGGAAGCCGTCGACGCATGGTTGGACGTTTTGAAACGGGATCCCGATCATCAGCCGGCTCGGCGAAAGCTGGTGGCGGCGTACCGGAGGCTGGGGGATCAGGCGGGCGTGACCGGGGCACTTCGCGATTGGTTGCAACAGGATCCCGGCAATCCGATCGCCCGTCATCTGTTGTCCGCACAGGAATTTGATGTGCTCGATGTGAAAGCGTTACCGACGCGGGCTTCGGACGGCTATGTGCGGGACGTATTTGATCGGTTTGCCGAAACGTTTGACGAGCAGTTGCAGTCGCTCGATTACGCCGCTCCGCGATTGCTTGGATCAATGATGGCGGAACTCGGGTTGTCGGCCGACGGCAACCTGTCGATCTTGGATGCAGGTTGCGGCACCGGTTTGATGGGCGAACGGTTGCGGCCGTTTGCGTCACGATTGGTGGGCGTGGACCTGTCTTCGGGAATGCTCCAACGGGCCGGTGAGCGCGGTTACGACGCGTTGGTTTGTGCGGAGCTGGTGTCGTATTTGAGTGCCCATCCGGCCGAATTTGAGTTAATCGTTTCGATGGACACCTTGATCTATTTTGGTGATCTGGCCGCCGTTTTTTTGGCGGCCAATCAGGCGCTGCGTGGCAAGCGCGCCCCGTTGGTTTTTACGCTCGAAAAAGGGGGCGTCGTCGACGGGGCGACGGGATACCGTCTCAATCCATCGGGACGCTATTCGCATCGTGTCGACTACGTTCGGAAGACCTTGGAACGATGCGGTTTTTCAGAGATCGGCGTCAAGGAGTCCGTGTTGCGAAAAGAGGCCGGCGAGGAGGTCACCGGACTGTGCTGGACCGCGCGCAAGGGTGAAGAGGGGTAA
- a CDS encoding polysaccharide deacetylase family protein: MKIRELALHAYYYGSLPLRRRYRNRLEAEGQAPLCVLFYHRVADTHPNGWSIGNREFQRQMRWLKQNVDVVSLQEIQARMRSGRNDRVAVAVTFDDGYAENCQQAIPFLIEHEIPMTYFVALDFVVHDRPFPHDVAEGQPLPVNTPQQLREMAASGIEIGAHTRSHCDVGAINDSETMVDEIVTATTELGRLVEQPIRYFAFPYGQKTNLSAAAVHLAKSQGLSGVCSAYGAYNFPGSDPFHIQRFHADPEFIRLKNWVTIDRRKVGFGRGYEFAETGVKTADVTG; the protein is encoded by the coding sequence ATGAAGATTCGCGAACTCGCACTGCACGCTTATTACTACGGCAGCTTGCCGCTGCGGAGACGCTATCGCAACCGACTCGAAGCGGAGGGACAGGCGCCGCTGTGCGTGCTGTTTTATCATCGCGTCGCCGACACGCATCCGAACGGTTGGTCGATCGGCAATCGTGAATTTCAACGTCAGATGCGATGGTTGAAGCAAAACGTCGATGTGGTCTCGCTGCAGGAAATCCAAGCGCGGATGCGATCCGGTCGCAATGATCGGGTGGCCGTCGCGGTGACCTTTGACGACGGGTACGCGGAAAATTGCCAGCAAGCGATTCCGTTTTTGATCGAGCACGAGATCCCGATGACCTACTTCGTCGCCTTGGATTTTGTCGTCCACGATCGTCCGTTCCCGCACGATGTTGCCGAGGGCCAGCCGTTGCCCGTCAATACGCCGCAGCAGCTTCGCGAGATGGCTGCGTCGGGGATCGAAATCGGGGCGCACACCCGCAGCCATTGCGACGTCGGGGCGATCAACGACTCCGAGACGATGGTCGATGAAATCGTGACCGCCACGACAGAGCTCGGCAGATTGGTGGAACAACCGATTCGCTACTTTGCGTTTCCCTACGGCCAGAAAACCAATTTGAGCGCGGCGGCCGTTCATCTGGCCAAATCGCAGGGACTCTCGGGCGTCTGTTCGGCTTATGGCGCGTACAATTTCCCCGGCAGCGATCCGTTTCACATCCAACGGTTTCATGCCGACCCCGAGTTCATACGATTGAAGAACTGGGTCACCATTGATCGTCGCAAAGTCGGATTTGGACGCGGCTACGAATTTGCCGAAACTGGCGTCAAGACGGCCGACGTGACGGGGTAA
- a CDS encoding GNAT family N-acetyltransferase translates to MVPSVELITSVEQFSPDELDRWNELARNPLQRWEWLGSWWRAYQGDYRLCVLKVKRGDEIIAFVPWCLESRVGTGKTIQFLGSGKACTDHLSLLVADDDIDDVCAAVARWLAHSAAPTENADEQRLLWDSIELIGVDRSDRTMNRLIEAMRRENLEVDVADGLGCYAIDLPASWDEYVRMRSKSGRREVRQSLKNIDTGTIQVERVETPQQLDAVWDSFVSLHQRRRHASGTTGCFDHPHFDVFLRDAASALFDAGMLELIIASHDGVPVAAHFAIADDDRWYFYQSGMDPDAETLRPGLSLFCQAIRSSIETGRKTFDMMRGDEPYKLRWRAELMPAQEIRVCSPRRSAQLRHQVVKVGLTFKNLVKSGLGIGQPQL, encoded by the coding sequence ATGGTCCCATCGGTTGAATTGATCACAAGTGTCGAACAGTTTTCCCCGGATGAGCTGGATCGCTGGAACGAGCTTGCCCGCAACCCGCTGCAACGTTGGGAGTGGTTGGGGAGCTGGTGGAGGGCGTACCAGGGCGATTACCGCTTGTGCGTGTTGAAGGTCAAACGCGGCGACGAAATCATCGCCTTTGTGCCGTGGTGCCTGGAGAGTCGCGTTGGAACGGGAAAGACGATCCAGTTTCTGGGATCAGGAAAGGCGTGTACCGACCACCTGTCCCTGCTGGTCGCCGACGATGACATCGATGACGTCTGTGCCGCGGTCGCTCGCTGGTTGGCCCATTCGGCGGCCCCGACGGAAAACGCCGACGAGCAACGTCTGCTCTGGGACTCGATCGAGTTGATCGGTGTCGATCGATCGGACCGGACGATGAACAGACTCATCGAGGCGATGCGACGGGAGAATCTGGAGGTTGACGTCGCCGACGGGTTGGGGTGCTACGCAATCGATCTGCCCGCATCCTGGGACGAATACGTCCGCATGCGATCCAAGAGCGGCCGTCGCGAGGTTCGGCAGTCGCTGAAGAACATCGACACGGGCACGATCCAAGTGGAGCGGGTCGAGACCCCACAGCAGCTCGATGCCGTTTGGGATTCCTTCGTCAGCCTTCATCAACGACGTCGGCACGCCTCCGGCACGACAGGCTGTTTCGACCATCCGCATTTTGACGTGTTCCTGCGTGATGCGGCATCCGCATTGTTCGACGCCGGGATGTTGGAATTGATCATCGCGTCGCATGACGGCGTCCCGGTGGCGGCCCATTTCGCGATCGCCGACGACGACCGCTGGTACTTTTACCAGTCAGGCATGGATCCAGATGCCGAAACGCTGCGTCCGGGGTTGAGCCTGTTCTGCCAGGCGATTCGCAGCTCCATTGAGACGGGGCGAAAGACGTTTGACATGATGCGTGGGGACGAACCGTACAAACTGCGTTGGCGGGCCGAACTGATGCCGGCTCAGGAGATCCGCGTATGCAGCCCCAGACGATCGGCCCAATTGCGGCATCAAGTCGTCAAGGTCGGCTTGACCTTCAAAAATCTGGTCAAGTCCGGTCTCGGGATCGGTCAACCGCAGCTTTAG
- a CDS encoding lipopolysaccharide biosynthesis protein — protein sequence MSQATLSQPRPKSAKKIVADSFSQSVVLISLLMIVQRGIGFVRSFYVCGTLSAAEVGRWDLAFSFLMLVAPLAVFGIPGSFGRYVARFEKKGQQSRFLRQTLLACLALTVLASVSIWLFRATVARYFFGSADDAPLVSLLAIGLPLVVFFNFATSWFSGKRLNRFVFRIQFAQTLFFALLCVVLFQLTSVSAFSVIVAYLVSCLVGTTLAASYTLVDGRSEAEHADDHDTSDPTDPIWRKILPFAVWVWISNALINLFTVCDRLLLVNFYPDQQVDIQFLVGQYHTACIFPLLLMTIGAMAGSTGMPYLSKDWESGDRQAVADRMNLMLKAIGLFCVTASVAILLLAPLLFGQLWKDKFAMGESLLPMTLCYCSLAAMTMVAQKYFWCLEKTWISSCFLLLGLACNFLVGLALIGDFGIDGVVASTLISHAIVLAGVLLISKYHKLRIDLGVFVISIALFALCFGKWIALLCLIALLLSVWFTPLLFSDALRRSAIVKLRSTLAGNTP from the coding sequence ATGAGCCAAGCCACCCTTTCGCAACCGCGTCCGAAGTCGGCCAAGAAGATCGTCGCCGATTCGTTTTCCCAAAGTGTCGTCCTGATCAGCCTGCTGATGATCGTGCAGCGCGGCATCGGGTTTGTCCGCAGCTTCTATGTTTGCGGCACGCTGTCGGCAGCCGAAGTGGGCCGTTGGGATTTGGCGTTCAGCTTTTTGATGCTGGTCGCACCGTTGGCCGTGTTTGGGATCCCGGGCTCGTTCGGACGCTACGTCGCCCGATTCGAAAAAAAGGGCCAGCAATCGCGTTTCCTTCGCCAAACCCTGTTGGCCTGTCTCGCGCTGACGGTGCTGGCGTCCGTGTCGATCTGGTTGTTCCGAGCAACCGTTGCACGGTACTTTTTCGGCAGCGCTGACGATGCGCCGTTGGTCTCGCTGTTGGCGATCGGGCTACCCCTCGTCGTGTTCTTTAATTTCGCCACCAGCTGGTTCTCAGGAAAACGTCTCAATCGATTCGTCTTTCGCATCCAATTCGCACAAACCCTGTTCTTTGCCCTGTTGTGCGTTGTCCTGTTTCAATTGACTTCGGTCAGCGCGTTTTCGGTCATCGTCGCCTACCTGGTCTCCTGTCTCGTCGGCACCACGCTTGCCGCCAGCTACACCCTGGTCGACGGACGATCCGAGGCGGAGCACGCGGATGATCACGACACTTCCGACCCGACCGATCCGATCTGGCGAAAGATCCTTCCCTTTGCCGTCTGGGTCTGGATCAGCAATGCGCTGATCAATCTGTTTACGGTCTGTGACCGCCTACTGTTGGTCAACTTTTATCCCGATCAACAGGTCGACATTCAGTTTCTGGTCGGCCAGTACCACACCGCCTGCATTTTCCCTTTGTTGTTGATGACGATCGGCGCGATGGCGGGATCGACCGGCATGCCATATCTGAGCAAGGACTGGGAATCCGGTGACCGCCAAGCCGTCGCCGATCGCATGAATTTGATGCTCAAAGCGATCGGATTGTTCTGCGTTACCGCGTCGGTTGCGATCCTGTTGCTCGCCCCGCTGTTGTTCGGGCAACTCTGGAAAGACAAATTTGCGATGGGCGAATCGTTGCTGCCGATGACACTTTGTTATTGTTCGTTGGCGGCGATGACGATGGTCGCCCAGAAGTACTTTTGGTGCCTGGAAAAGACCTGGATCAGCAGTTGCTTTTTGCTGCTCGGATTGGCCTGCAATTTCCTGGTCGGTCTGGCATTGATCGGAGACTTCGGTATCGACGGTGTCGTCGCCTCCACGTTGATTTCGCACGCAATCGTGTTGGCCGGTGTGCTGCTGATCAGCAAGTACCACAAGCTCCGAATCGACCTCGGCGTGTTTGTGATTTCCATCGCCTTGTTCGCGCTCTGCTTCGGCAAATGGATCGCGCTGTTGTGCCTGATCGCCTTGCTACTGAGCGTCTGGTTCACCCCGCTTCTTTTCAGCGATGCGCTCCGTCGCAGCGCCATCGTAAAACTTCGCTCCACTCTTGCCGGGAATACTCCATGA
- a CDS encoding carboxylate--amine ligase, whose protein sequence is MSLAELVDQPEIGNHERRQNLTRRVLLLGNDDRVLLAVARGLGRNGISVDAAWCDPDSPALKSQYVHAFHCLAPYTPHDDQWLDALHALVKDNDYDLVIPCNDYAVVPLQLEREKLDPDTHWYLINDDAFQVAFDKARTSRVATELGINVPRECEITDADIQRGFSDRKFNLVDRRSLRFPVYVKPRSSITACDVTNKRAARRVDSPDELAECLIHEFPDDGVLIQESFSGVGIGVEILAHQGQIVMQIQHQRLRETIDGGSTYRETIAEIPELTEATRKLVHRLNYTGVGMFEFRYNRETGAWVFLEINARFWGSLPLAIAAKANFPFALYELLVKGQTNFHTNHTIGVRCRNLINDLRAFRHQQATEFELENLLFGRDYLDFYAPDDWRPQLATLVNFARSVLGKFTRRVEASV, encoded by the coding sequence ATGAGTTTGGCAGAATTAGTCGACCAACCCGAGATTGGCAATCACGAACGACGCCAAAATCTGACACGCCGCGTGCTGCTGCTGGGCAATGACGACCGCGTGCTGTTGGCCGTTGCGCGGGGGCTGGGACGCAACGGCATTTCGGTGGACGCCGCCTGGTGCGACCCGGATTCGCCGGCACTGAAGTCCCAGTACGTTCACGCGTTTCACTGTCTGGCGCCCTACACGCCCCACGACGACCAATGGCTCGATGCCTTGCACGCATTGGTCAAGGATAACGATTACGATCTGGTCATCCCCTGCAACGACTATGCCGTCGTGCCCCTGCAACTTGAACGCGAGAAACTGGATCCCGACACGCACTGGTATCTGATCAACGACGATGCCTTTCAGGTCGCGTTTGACAAAGCCAGAACAAGCCGCGTCGCAACGGAATTGGGAATCAACGTGCCGCGTGAATGTGAAATCACCGACGCCGACATTCAACGCGGTTTTTCGGACCGGAAATTCAACCTGGTCGACCGTCGCTCACTGCGTTTCCCGGTTTACGTCAAACCGCGTTCTTCGATCACCGCGTGCGACGTGACCAACAAACGGGCCGCGCGGCGGGTCGATTCGCCCGACGAGTTGGCTGAGTGCCTGATTCACGAGTTCCCCGATGATGGCGTGCTGATCCAGGAGAGTTTTTCGGGGGTCGGGATCGGCGTCGAAATCCTGGCCCACCAGGGGCAGATCGTGATGCAAATCCAACATCAACGATTGCGCGAAACGATCGACGGGGGCAGCACCTATCGAGAAACGATCGCCGAAATTCCGGAATTGACCGAAGCGACGCGGAAACTGGTCCACCGGTTGAACTACACCGGCGTCGGGATGTTTGAATTTCGATACAACCGAGAAACCGGTGCCTGGGTGTTCCTGGAAATCAACGCGCGGTTCTGGGGCTCGCTGCCGCTGGCGATCGCGGCCAAAGCGAATTTCCCCTTTGCCTTGTATGAACTGTTGGTCAAAGGCCAGACAAACTTTCACACAAACCACACGATCGGCGTCCGCTGCCGAAATCTGATCAACGATCTGCGCGCCTTCCGGCATCAGCAAGCGACAGAATTTGAACTGGAGAACTTGTTGTTCGGCAGGGATTACCTGGATTTTTATGCCCCGGATGATTGGCGTCCCCAGCTCGCCACGCTCGTCAATTTCGCCCGATCGGTGCTGGGGAAATTCACGCGACGGGTCGAAGCCAGCGTTTAG
- a CDS encoding HesA/MoeB/ThiF family protein, with amino-acid sequence MPTPQSLTDEERATYEWQMWVPDFGESGQEKLKAASVMISRVGGVGSVVAYELAAAGVGKLVLAHAGNVKPSDLNRQLLMTHDWIGKPRIESIARRLLELNPRLEIVAVGENVSESNAADLVAQSDIVVDCAPLFPERFAMNAQAVLQNKPMVECAMYELEAHLTTLIPGRSPCLRCLFPQEPPTWTRQFPVFGAVSGTVACMAAMETIKTIAGIGDPLAGRLLKMDLRDMSFHRLNVTRRPDCPTCGHLSPDPSTDVA; translated from the coding sequence ATGCCGACTCCCCAATCACTGACCGATGAAGAACGCGCCACGTACGAGTGGCAGATGTGGGTGCCCGACTTCGGCGAATCGGGGCAAGAAAAACTGAAGGCCGCCTCGGTGATGATCTCGCGCGTCGGCGGCGTCGGCAGTGTGGTGGCGTACGAGCTTGCCGCGGCGGGAGTCGGAAAACTGGTTCTCGCGCACGCCGGCAATGTCAAGCCGAGCGATCTGAATCGCCAGCTGTTGATGACACACGACTGGATCGGCAAACCGCGGATCGAGTCCATCGCCCGCCGATTGTTGGAATTGAATCCGCGGCTGGAAATCGTCGCCGTCGGAGAAAACGTCAGCGAATCCAACGCCGCCGATTTGGTTGCCCAATCTGACATCGTCGTCGACTGCGCGCCGCTGTTCCCCGAGCGATTCGCGATGAATGCACAAGCGGTGTTGCAAAACAAACCGATGGTCGAATGCGCGATGTATGAATTGGAAGCCCATCTGACGACGCTGATCCCCGGCCGGTCGCCCTGTCTGCGCTGCCTGTTCCCGCAGGAGCCGCCGACTTGGACCCGCCAATTCCCCGTCTTCGGCGCCGTCTCCGGCACCGTCGCCTGCATGGCTGCGATGGAAACGATCAAAACAATCGCCGGAATCGGCGACCCGCTTGCCGGCCGCTTGCTTAAAATGGACTTGCGGGACATGAGCTTCCATCGGCTCAATGTGACCCGACGTCCCGATTGCCCCACCTGTGGCCACCTCTCTCCCGATCCCTCCACGGATGTCGCATGA
- a CDS encoding MoaD/ThiS family protein: protein MKVIIPTALRKHTDGQNHLSVTATTVEDALNQVVTAHPELRSSLFDDANQLVSFVNVFVNDRNIRDLENEATPLNETDEILLVPAIAGG, encoded by the coding sequence ATGAAAGTCATCATACCCACCGCGCTGCGAAAACATACCGACGGCCAGAATCATCTCTCCGTTACAGCCACCACCGTTGAAGACGCCTTGAATCAAGTCGTCACCGCGCACCCGGAGCTGCGCAGCAGCTTGTTCGATGATGCGAATCAATTGGTGTCGTTTGTCAATGTTTTTGTCAACGATCGCAATATCCGTGACTTGGAAAACGAAGCGACACCGCTAAACGAAACGGACGAGATTTTGTTGGTACCGGCGATCGCCGGAGGATAA
- the moeB gene encoding molybdopterin-synthase adenylyltransferase MoeB, protein MAEKTLLVREETARYARHLTLPEVGADGQVKLKSASVLIVGTGGLGSPVSLYLAAAGVGRLGIVDFDRVEYSNLQRQIIHGSDDVGRPKVQSAAESIRRVNPLVQVDQHDEAFSSANAMRISADYDIIIDGTDNFATRYLVNDVCVLLGKPNCYGSIFRFEGQASVFGLPGGPCYRCLYPKPPDPGMIPNCAEGGVLGILPGIVGTLQATEAIKLILGIGESLSGRLLLLDALEMKFRELKVSRDPKCPVCGDQPTITAPIDYDQFCGTPKQDTAQSPWDIEPSELKRRIDAAEPLTILDVRQQHEYDICNLGGTLIPLDELPTRTGELDRSLPIVVHCKMGLRSAKAVQLLRDAGFTDVSNLNGGINRWSKQIDATVPTY, encoded by the coding sequence ATGGCGGAAAAAACACTGCTAGTACGGGAAGAGACGGCTCGCTACGCCCGGCATCTGACGCTGCCGGAAGTTGGCGCCGATGGCCAAGTCAAATTGAAATCGGCCTCGGTCCTGATCGTGGGAACCGGGGGATTGGGGTCACCGGTCAGTTTGTATCTGGCCGCCGCCGGCGTCGGCCGACTCGGAATCGTCGACTTTGACCGGGTCGAGTACTCGAATCTGCAGCGACAAATCATCCACGGCTCCGACGACGTCGGCCGGCCCAAAGTCCAGTCGGCGGCTGAATCCATCCGGCGGGTCAACCCCTTGGTTCAAGTCGACCAGCACGACGAAGCGTTCAGCAGCGCCAACGCGATGCGGATCAGTGCCGATTATGACATCATCATCGACGGCACCGATAACTTTGCGACACGCTACCTGGTCAACGATGTCTGCGTCCTGCTCGGCAAACCGAACTGCTACGGCAGCATCTTTCGGTTCGAAGGCCAGGCGTCCGTGTTCGGGCTGCCCGGCGGCCCCTGCTATCGATGCCTGTACCCGAAACCGCCCGATCCGGGGATGATTCCCAACTGTGCCGAAGGCGGTGTGCTGGGGATCTTGCCGGGCATCGTCGGAACCCTTCAAGCGACCGAAGCGATCAAGTTGATCTTGGGGATCGGCGAGTCCCTTTCGGGTAGGCTGTTGTTGCTCGATGCCCTGGAGATGAAGTTTCGCGAATTAAAAGTCAGCCGAGATCCGAAGTGCCCGGTGTGCGGCGATCAGCCGACCATCACCGCCCCGATCGACTACGACCAGTTTTGCGGGACGCCCAAACAGGACACCGCACAAAGCCCCTGGGACATCGAGCCGTCCGAATTGAAACGGCGCATCGATGCCGCCGAGCCGCTGACGATCTTGGACGTCCGTCAGCAGCACGAGTACGACATCTGCAATCTCGGCGGGACACTGATCCCCCTCGATGAATTGCCGACGCGAACCGGCGAACTGGATCGTTCCTTGCCGATCGTCGTTCACTGCAAAATGGGCCTGCGGAGCGCCAAAGCCGTCCAATTGTTACGTGACGCCGGATTCACCGACGTCAGCAATTTGAACGGCGGAATCAATCGCTGGTCCAAACAGATTGATGCCACCGTGCCGACCTACTAG
- a CDS encoding ABC transporter ATP-binding protein, translating to MIELDHVSIHAGEFSLSDICMQVPRGHYAVLMGRTGRGKTTILESICGLRKVTSGRILIDGVDVTTWLPGDRQIGYVPQDLALFPTLTVGQHLAFALRLRKRPQSEIDERISQLAKVLGITSLLGRKVDALSGGESQRVALGRALSFRPAVLLLDEPLSALDESTRAEMHELLKRVKETTGVTTLHVTHSNEEAEVLADQRFELHDGVLTVA from the coding sequence GTGATCGAGTTGGACCATGTCTCCATTCATGCCGGCGAGTTTTCGCTCTCGGACATCTGCATGCAAGTTCCCCGCGGTCACTACGCCGTGCTGATGGGGCGGACCGGTCGCGGCAAGACCACGATCCTGGAATCGATTTGCGGGTTACGCAAGGTCACCTCGGGGCGAATTCTGATCGACGGCGTCGACGTGACGACGTGGTTGCCGGGGGATCGCCAAATCGGATATGTCCCCCAAGACCTGGCGCTCTTTCCCACGCTGACGGTCGGACAACACTTGGCGTTCGCGTTGCGGTTGCGGAAACGTCCGCAGAGCGAGATCGACGAGCGGATTTCTCAGCTCGCCAAAGTGCTCGGGATCACATCGCTGTTGGGGCGCAAGGTCGACGCGCTCAGTGGCGGCGAATCACAACGGGTCGCACTCGGTCGGGCGCTGTCGTTTCGCCCCGCCGTGTTGTTGCTCGATGAACCGCTCAGCGCACTCGACGAATCGACTCGCGCGGAGATGCACGAATTGCTCAAACGGGTCAAGGAGACGACCGGAGTCACGACGCTGCACGTCACCCACAGCAACGAAGAAGCCGAAGTCTTGGCGGATCAGCGTTTCGAACTCCACGACGGGGTGTTGACGGTGGCGTAA
- a CDS encoding ABC transporter permease, whose protein sequence is MKSTSSPTFRRRSDTPFFLVMGGISACFIILIVLLLAADVVFTSPSDFIDALRKPEIQAAFRLTILSCSAAAVLSLWVATPLGYLLSRYRFPGRWLVDTLVDIPIVLPPLVLGLSLLILFHLPIFGWELEAWLRDSVGFPVTYQWPAVVLAQFSVACAFAVRTMRVTFDQIDPRAEDVARTLGCTRGQAFMQIALPQAWRGMIAATTIAWARALGEFGPILVFAGATRMRTEVLSTTVFLELSIGQLNAAVAVSLLMVAMAVVVLLILRVLGTGLNA, encoded by the coding sequence GTGAAATCCACTTCGTCGCCGACGTTTCGGCGCCGCAGCGACACGCCGTTCTTTCTGGTGATGGGTGGGATCTCGGCCTGCTTTATCATCTTGATCGTGCTGCTGTTGGCCGCAGATGTCGTGTTCACTTCGCCGAGTGACTTCATCGATGCACTTCGAAAGCCGGAGATTCAGGCCGCGTTTCGGTTGACGATTTTGAGTTGTTCGGCGGCGGCGGTGCTGTCGCTGTGGGTCGCAACGCCGCTGGGGTACCTGTTGTCGCGCTATCGCTTTCCCGGCCGTTGGCTGGTCGACACCCTGGTCGACATTCCGATCGTGTTGCCTCCGTTGGTGCTGGGATTGAGTCTGCTGATTTTATTTCACCTGCCGATTTTCGGTTGGGAATTGGAAGCCTGGTTGCGTGACAGCGTCGGTTTTCCGGTCACGTATCAATGGCCTGCCGTCGTGCTCGCACAGTTCTCGGTCGCTTGTGCCTTTGCGGTGCGAACGATGCGAGTGACGTTCGACCAGATCGATCCGCGTGCCGAAGACGTGGCGCGGACGCTCGGTTGCACGCGGGGTCAGGCGTTCATGCAGATCGCCCTGCCGCAAGCGTGGCGTGGGATGATCGCCGCGACGACGATCGCCTGGGCACGGGCGCTCGGCGAGTTCGGGCCGATCTTGGTGTTCGCCGGGGCGACGCGGATGCGGACGGAGGTGCTTTCGACGACGGTCTTTTTGGAGTTGAGTATCGGCCAGCTGAACGCCGCCGTCGCCGTCTCGCTGTTGATGGTCGCGATGGCCGTCGTCGTGTTGTTGATTCTTCGCGTGCTCGGGACGGGGTTGAACGCGTGA